Below is a genomic region from Sphingomonas phyllosphaerae.
CGCCGAGGTACTGCCGTAACTGGTGGTGGCTGTTGTTGTGATAATCTTACGGCATCTTCGATACCCCCGAGCAATCTTGCGATAGGCAAATCGCTAATTCAAGCCATCGATTGTCGATAGATCCTGATCCTAATCGAAGAATGGAGCACGCGCCTGCTTGAACGGGTCGTCTTGCCCGGGCTCGCGGGTTAGCCCGCGAAGCGACGAGTTTCGGCATCGGCCGCCCAGTGGCGATCGCACAGGGCCGAGAGCACCGGCCGGTGGCTGACCAGGATCATCCCCTGCCCGGTGCGCTTCAGCCGTGCATCCATTCGCCGTGCAACTTCCGCTACGACCGCCGCATCCAGCCCCTCGCCGGGTTCGTCGAGCAGCAGCCAGAGCGCATCAGACAGATAGGCGCGTGCCAGGGAGAGCCGCCGCCGCTCGCCCCCCGACAATCGCGCCCCATCCTCGCCCAGCCAGGTGTCGAGCCCTTGGGGCAAGGCGCGTACCACATCGTCGAGCGCGGCGTCCCGCAACGCCCGCCACAAGCGGTCCTCGCTCACATGCTCATCGGCCAGCCGTAGATTGTCACGCACCGTGCCACCCATCAGCGCCGCGTCCTGCAGAGCCCAGGCAAAGGTGGCGCGTAAGGTGGCGGGCGCGACGAGGGCGGCATCGCTCCCTCCTATCATGATCCGGCCGGGTGACAGCGCACGGAGGCCCAGCAATCCCTCGACCATCCTTGTCTTGCCGCAGCCCGAAGGCCCCGTCAGAGCGATCCGACTATCCGTGGCGAAAGAGGCACCGTCGATCATAAGGGTCGCATCGCATGCCCCAGCCGCGGCCGGGCGGCCTTTCGCCGAGTCGAACAGGGTTTCCAACCGCGCCTCCGCCTCACGCAGCCGGCCACGCTCGGTCATCGCGCGCGAGATCGGCGCCATTGCATCGGCCGTCATCGCCGCCGCGAGGGCCGCCAGCGCCGCGATCGGCGCGCCAGCGCTCGCTGAGAGGATCAGCGCCGCTACTGCCGCCACTGCGACGCTGATCGCATGGAGCGCCTCGAACCGCGCCACCACCTTGGCCTGCCGCACCTGCGCCTCGGCCAGCCGGTCGCTCGCCGCCGCGATCCGGGCGATTGCCCAATCCTCGAGCGCGAAACATCGGAGTTCCGCCGCCGCCGTGCCGATCGTCGCCACTTCCTCGCGCAACGTCCCCATCGCCTGCTGCACGGCCCGTCCGGGCTCTTCCAAGCGGTGCGCCCAACCTCGCGCAAGACCGAGCGCGCCGCCTACACAGGCCAGCGTCGCAACCATGGCCAGCCATCCGCCAAGCAGCGTCAGCGTCGCGCCCGACGCCAGCGCCGCCACGGCGCCCCACGGTGCCGAGAGGCGGACGAAGCGCCATTCCACCGCATCGACATCTCCGATCAGCCGTGCCGTCGCCTCACCGCGGCCGAGCGCCAATGCTACCCCGGGAGGCGCGACGGTGAGCGCGCGATAGAGCGCAGGCCGCAGCCGGGCGAGCGCGCCGAAGGCCGCGCCATGGCTCGCCAGTCGCTCGCCATAGCGCCCCCCAGTCCGCATGATCGCCAGGAACCGGATCGCGGCGGAGGGCAGCATATAGTTGAACGCCTGCGCTGCCCCGACGCCTGCGCTTCCCGCCAATGCGGCGGCCGTCAGGAACCAACCCGACAGGGCGAGCAACAGCACCGAGGCGATCGCGACCAGGGCGGCGCAAAGCCCCGCCTGCCGTAAGCGGCGGCGTTCCCGCCAACGTTCGATGGCGATCAACCGGTGGAGTGTCATGCCATATCACCCTGGGGAACGACGCGCGTCGCGATGGCGGCCAGCGCGGGACTATGGGTGGCGATCAGCGTCGTGCGCCCTTGCGCGGCGCGCGCGATGGTTGCGATGAGCGCGGCTTCGGCGGCGGCATCCAGATGCGCGGTCGGTTCGTCGAGCAGGAGGAAGGGTGCGGGGACGAGCAGGGCACGCGCCAGCGCGATCCGACACCGCTCGCCACCCGACCGCCCGCTGCCCCGCGCATCGAGCGGGGCGTCGAGGCCCCCCGATCGCCCCGCGAGCATCGGCCCCAAACCCGCCGCCGCGACTACGCGCTGGATCGCCAACTCATCTGCCCCGGGTTGGACGAGCGTCAGATTGTCGCGGATCGTGCCCGCGATCAGCATCGGATGCTGGCCCACCCAACCCGCCTGCCCTGCCAGCGAGCTCAGCGAGACACCGCCCGCGTCCATCGTGCCTGCCGACAGCGGCGCGAGCCCGAGCAGCAGGTGCAGGACGCTGGTCTTGCCGCTGCCCGAGTTGCCAAGCAGCGCCACCGTCTCGCCCGTTTCAACCCGCAGCGAAAGGTGCGAGACGGCAGGCGCGTCGCTCGCCGGATAATGGATGGCCACATCGTGCAGGACCAAGGGGGCAGTCAGCCGAACCGATGGCGTCCGCACCGGTTCGGCCAGCGGCATCAGGGTGTCGGCCGCCGTCTCCGCCGCCTGCTTGTCATGATAGGCGGCGCATCGGCGCGTAGAAGTCGGGCGCAAGCGCCAGCACGAAAAAGGCTTGGGCGAGGGTCAGCCTCTCGGGCGCGGCAAAGGGCAGCAGGCCGAGCAACGCGAAGCCGCAATAGACTGCGACCAGCGCGACCGACAGGGCGGCGAAGAACTCGAGCGCGGCGGAGGACAGGAAGGCCACCCGCAGGACGCGCATGGTTCTGTCGGCCAGTTCCTGCGCCGCGCTACCGATCGCCTCGGTTTCGCGTGTCTCGGCGCGAAAGGCGAGCACGACCGGCAAGCTGCGCACCCGGTCGGCGAAACGCGCCGACAGACGATGTAGCGCAAGAAACTGCCGCCGCGCCTCGTCCGTCGCTGCGCCACCCGCCAGTATCATCGCGGCCACGAACGGCAGCAGGGTGGCCGCAAGGATGAGCGCCGCCACCCAGCTGGCACAGGCCGTTGCGGCAAGGGCCAGCATCGGCCCTGCGGCGGCAGCCCGGCGCGCGGGGAGGAATCGCGCAACGTAACCGTCCAGTGCCTCGACCGCATCGACCGCCTGGCTGGCGAGCAGGCCGCTGTCGATCGGCCCACCGGGCTTTCGACGCAGCGTGGCAACGATCGCGCGACGCCGCTGCGCCCCTTTGACCAACCCCGCACTCACGGCCCCCCGCCGCAGGGCCAGGGTCGCGAACACCCCGCGCAACGCTCCCGTGGCGAGCATCAGCGCTGCCCAGGGCACCACGGCTCCCTGCTCTGTCACCGCTGTCACGCCGCCCGCGACACCCAGCGCAAAGCCGACCGCCGCCAGCGTATCGAGGAGCAACAGCCCCGCCGCGCCATCGCACCGCCCGGCGGCCTCCCGCAACCAGCGGCTGCGCATCCCGGCCGTCGGTGGGGCATGAGCGATCGTCGTCATGCCCCGACGGTCGCCCCGACCGCACCGACTGTCTTTGACCGCGGTCAACGTCCGCATGGCGTGCCAAGCCTAGCCAGTCGATTGGCAAGGGGCCGGGGAGCGGCTCCT
It encodes:
- a CDS encoding ATP-binding cassette domain-containing protein, producing the protein MTLHRLIAIERWRERRRLRQAGLCAALVAIASVLLLALSGWFLTAAALAGSAGVGAAQAFNYMLPSAAIRFLAIMRTGGRYGERLASHGAAFGALARLRPALYRALTVAPPGVALALGRGEATARLIGDVDAVEWRFVRLSAPWGAVAALASGATLTLLGGWLAMVATLACVGGALGLARGWAHRLEEPGRAVQQAMGTLREEVATIGTAAAELRCFALEDWAIARIAAASDRLAEAQVRQAKVVARFEALHAISVAVAAVAALILSASAGAPIAALAALAAAMTADAMAPISRAMTERGRLREAEARLETLFDSAKGRPAAAGACDATLMIDGASFATDSRIALTGPSGCGKTRMVEGLLGLRALSPGRIMIGGSDAALVAPATLRATFAWALQDAALMGGTVRDNLRLADEHVSEDRLWRALRDAALDDVVRALPQGLDTWLGEDGARLSGGERRRLSLARAYLSDALWLLLDEPGEGLDAAVVAEVARRMDARLKRTGQGMILVSHRPVLSALCDRHWAADAETRRFAG